GCGAAGGAGTGCAGGCGCGGCCACCAGGCGCGCGTCTTCGAGTCGTCTTCGATGCGCATCGCGCTGAATTTCTCGGCGATGGCCGAGATCACGGACGAGTCCAGGCCGCCGGAGAGCAGCACGCCGTACGGGACGTCCGACATCAGCTGGCGCTTCACCGCCGCCTCCAGCGCAGCACGGAGCTGCGCCGGGTCGGCAGGGTTGTCCTTGACAGCTTCATACTCCATCCAGTCGCGCGTGTACCAGCGTTTCATCCCGGGTTCGCGGCTCCAGTAGCAATGGCCGGGCAGGAAGGGCTCGTAGCGCTCGCACCTCCCTTCCAGGGCCTTGAGCTCGGAGGCCACGTACACGGTGCCGTCCTCGTCATAGCCGATATACAGGGGGATCACGCCGATCGGATCCCGGGCGATCAGGAAAGCGTCCTTCTCCGCGTCGTAGAGCGCGAAAGCGAAAATACCGCTGAGTTCCTCCAGGAAATCCGGCCCCTTGTCGCGATAGAGCGCCAGGATGACCTCGCAGTCGCTGCCGGTCTGGAATTCATACTTCCCGGCATAGCGGCGGCGGATGTCCTGATGGTTATAGATCTCGCCGTTGACGGCCAGCACCTGCTTTCCGTCCGGAGCGAGAAGCGGTTGTCCGCCCGACTTCGGATCCACGATGCTCAGCCGCTCGTGCGCCAGCACGGCGCTCCCGCCGCACCAGATGCCGCTCCAGTCCGGCCCCCGGTGCCGGATCTTCCGGCTCATCTCCAGGGCCTTGCGCCGCAGCGCCTCAGACTGTTCCCGAACATTGAAAATACCGACTATTCCACACATGGCTATTCTGAATAAAGTGAAACTGTTGTTGATTGAATTCCGGATTAAGGCTGCAGGGTGATGCCTACCACGAAGAAGGCAGCCCGGCTATACGGATTGGCCGCGACCTGCGCGAAAACAGGGATCGAGAAGGTGTCCGTGACCTTGATCTCCGTCGCCGCCGTCAGCGCGAGGTTGGTGAGGGCGAAACGCTCCGTGCCATAGAAGTCCGTGGCGAACGGGACCACACCCGCCGTCGCCGTCCAGTCGACGCCGCCGAAAGAGAACGGGACATTGGCTTCGAGGTAGCTGCTGAAGGCACGCTTGCCGGCCGGGGTCAGGCCGTCGTTGCCGGCGAAATTGGTGTACCACTGCAGCGAGGCGAAGCCGAAATCATAGCCCACTGTGGCCTCGAAAACGTGGTTCGTGCAGTCGGAAGCATACGCGAAGTAGCGGTTCTCCGGGTCAAGCCCGGCATTGAACCAGTAATCCGTGACACCGATGTTGAAGCCGCCGGTCTCATAGGCCAGTGTCAGGTCGAACTCCTTCGTGTCAGCCGGGTTGGAGAGGCCGACGGAGCCCCAGGCCGTCAGGCTCAGGCCTTTGTAGCTGACGCCGAGCGTCGGCTGGAGCGACACGCCGCCCAGGTCGAGACCACGCCAGACGTACTGGCTCACGACGTCGGCACCCACGGATGCCTCCACTTTGTCCTGTGCCCCCGCGGCAGCGAGGTTGGCGAGAAACAGTGCAGTGACGGAAAGTATTCTGATAAGCTTTTTCATAACGATTTCATTTTTAATGGTTAAACACTAGTTGTAGCAGCTCTCGCCGTGCTCGTAGATATCGAGGCCTTCCTCCTCCACGCGCTTGCCCACACGCAGGCCGTGGAGCTTCTTGATGCCGAAGAAGAGCAGGACACCGGTCACGGCGGCCCAGAGGTCGATGGCCACGATGCCGAGCGCCTGCACGCCGAGGAAGTGCCAGCCGCCGCCGTAGAAGAGGCCGCCGTCCGTGGCCAGCAGGCCGGTCATCAGCGTGCCGAGAATGCCGCAGACGCCGTGGACGCTGGACGCACCCACCGGGTCGTCGATGTGCAGCTTGCGGTCAATGAATTCGATGGCATAGACCAGCACGATGCCGCAGACCAGGCCGATGACCACCGCACCGAGCGGAGAGACCACGTCGCAGCCCGCCGTGATGCCGACCAGGCCGGCCAGCACGCCGTTGAGGGTCAGGGAGAGGGACGGTTTGCCGTACTTGATCCAGGTAAGGAACATCGTCGCCACGCCGCCGGCGGCAGCCGCCAGGTTGGTGGTCAGGAACACGTGGGAGATCGCCGTGCGGTTCACTTCGCCGGAGGCGGCCAGCTGGCTGCCCGGGTTGAAGCCGAACCAGCCCATCCAGAGGATGAAGACGCCGAGCGCGGCCATCGTCAGGTTGTGGCCGGGAATGGCGCGGCTCTTGCCGTCCGTGCCGTACTTGCCCAGCCGGGGTCCGAGCGCGATGGCGCCGATCAGGGCGAGCACGCCGCCCACGCTGTGGACGATCGCCGAACCGGCGAAATCGTGGAAGCCCAGCTCGCTGAGCCAGCCGCCGCCCCAGGTCCAGTGGCCCTCGATCGGGTAGATGATGAGCGAGATGAACGCGCTGTACAGCAGGTACATCGAGAACTTGGTCCGCTCGGCCATCGCACCGCTCACGATCGTGGCGGAAGTGGCGCAGAAGACGGTCTGGAAGATGAGGAAGCCCTCCACGGGCAGGTCACTCTTGTAGAAAGACAGGCTGCCCCAGTTGGGCGCGCCGATGAAGCCGGCGCCCTCGCTGCCGAACATAAATCCGAAACCGACGAACCAGAACAGCAGGGAACCGAACATGAAATCAACGAAATTCTTCATCAGGATGTTCGCCGTGTTCTTGCTGCGGGTGAATCCCGCCTCGCACAGCGCGAAGCCCGGTTGCATGAAGAAGACCAGCATCGCGGCCAACAACATCCATACAGTATCGAGAGAAATAGCTAATTCTTCCATAAGGCATTAATTTTAAACATTCTAACCAACTTGATTTTACTACTTTTTGTCCCGCAGGACCGTGTCGCCGTGCTCGCCGGTGCGGATGGACCAGGTGTCGATCACGTCGCTGATAAAGATACGGCCGTCTCCGATCTCGCCCGTCGACGCCGTCTTGAGGATCACCTGGACGGTCGGATCGACGAACTGGTCACGGCACACGATGGTCAGCGCCACGCGCTCGATCACGTCCGTGGAATACTGGACGCCGCGGTAGATGCGCTCCTGGCGGCTCTGGCCGATACCGTGCACGTTGTGGTATTCGAACCAGTTGATGTCTGCTCCGAGCAAGGCCTCCTTGACCTCCTCGAATTTCGTCTTGCGGACGATGGCTTCAATTTTTTTCATAACACTAACTAACTATTGGGTTGATTAACTTTCGGATAGGTACGAAATCCCCCTGGCATGCGAACTCAGCGAATTCGCAAGTGGATGGATTTCAATATTTTAGATTAAAGCTTGCCCAGCCTTTACTGTCGGGTCAGGTCGGTGGCCTGGAGAATGCAGGCCTTGACGAAGCTCACGAAGAGCGGGTGC
This Bacteroidales bacterium WCE2004 DNA region includes the following protein-coding sequences:
- a CDS encoding ammonium transporter; translated protein: MEELAISLDTVWMLLAAMLVFFMQPGFALCEAGFTRSKNTANILMKNFVDFMFGSLLFWFVGFGFMFGSEGAGFIGAPNWGSLSFYKSDLPVEGFLIFQTVFCATSATIVSGAMAERTKFSMYLLYSAFISLIIYPIEGHWTWGGGWLSELGFHDFAGSAIVHSVGGVLALIGAIALGPRLGKYGTDGKSRAIPGHNLTMAALGVFILWMGWFGFNPGSQLAASGEVNRTAISHVFLTTNLAAAAGGVATMFLTWIKYGKPSLSLTLNGVLAGLVGITAGCDVVSPLGAVVIGLVCGIVLVYAIEFIDRKLHIDDPVGASSVHGVCGILGTLMTGLLATDGGLFYGGGWHFLGVQALGIVAIDLWAAVTGVLLFFGIKKLHGLRVGKRVEEEGLDIYEHGESCYN
- a CDS encoding nitrogen regulatory protein P-II family; translated protein: MKKIEAIVRKTKFEEVKEALLGADINWFEYHNVHGIGQSRQERIYRGVQYSTDVIERVALTIVCRDQFVDPTVQVILKTASTGEIGDGRIFISDVIDTWSIRTGEHGDTVLRDKK